From Sceloporus undulatus isolate JIND9_A2432 ecotype Alabama chromosome 6, SceUnd_v1.1, whole genome shotgun sequence, one genomic window encodes:
- the SGO1 gene encoding shugoshin 1 isoform X2: protein MTRERCLKKSFKDSLEDIKERMKEKRNNKLAKLGKTKQFLTAKGKITGISSAQLMNSLQENNRALALALQEEKTKRREAEDTTLYFQKEYQHLKFQVFVLQRKLELQEKECNQPRLVALKKIIPKVIEDLLSAANLLGPANEQSTTDFNQSLYPSEHEEYDSSSLRNQDSMTLLRHVLPADVSEEDETFRTKVQDNFNKNDSDVKNTSATITSQTDTGQQSSSPKDHLDIESSYFSLNEEDRQVGKSLPKHVSTRRRNLGITIQNEQFAFDDNSTRITDPIKDPCQQGKTGLETSLREDNEQHRETYVCEENINEIDQNLGLSDMLNESNTMAAATTHPEFKNSGNLKTQKRKLETLKNVSKSRFKKKRRHSKEHFSNERTDISLGSSDAYDFTCEESVHVTPFRQNKENESKTDGKNDLKETETCSSESFVSEEDSDDSLYIPYNEKGKSRKSYECVVSPVHTRPRLNKIMNEQHDRNANKENSNAKQDEKFSDKIAVLDEPPSAYQERLHLGNITNLASSSSSQTRASHPLLSAEGTYTSSNKRRCTLSVNYKEPTISGKLRRGDPFTDTCFLNSPIFKNRKSRKTIAKKSLSRYNEAFVGCL from the exons ATGACTAGAGAAAGGTGCTTGAAGAAGTCATTTAAAGACAGCTTGGAAGATATAAAGGAACgaatgaaagaaaagagaaataacaaATTGGCAAAGCTGGGCAAAACAAAGCAGTTCTTAACTGCCAAGGGTAAAATTACAG GCATCTCTTCTGCACAACTGATGAATAGCTTACAAGAAAATAATCGTGCACTAGCCCTGGCTTTACAAGAGGAGAAGACTAAAAGGAGGGAAGCAGAAGATACTACTTTGTATTTTCAAAAAGAATATCAGCACCTGAAATTTCAGGTGTTTGTCTTACAAAGAAAGCTAGAGTTGCAGGAAAAAGAATGCAACCAG CCTAGATTAGTGGCATTGAAGAAGATTATTCCTAAAGTGATTGAAGACCTACTCAGTGCAGCAAATCTTCTTGGTCCTGCAAATGAACAATCTACAACAGATTTT AACCAGTCTTTGTATCCTTCAGAACATGAAGAATATGATTCCAGTAGTTTAAGAAACCAAGATTCTAT GACACTTCTAAGACATGTACTTCCTGCAGACGTAAGTGAAGAAGATGAAACGTTTAGAACCAAAGTGCAGGATAACTTTAATAAGAATGATTCGGATGTTAAAAATACATCTGCAACCATAACATCACAGACAGATACAG GTCAACAAAGTAGTTCTCCTAAAGATCATTTGGACATTGAAAGcagctatttttctttaaatgaagAAGATAGGCAAGTTGGTAAATCCTTACCAAAACATGTATCGACCCGGCGTCGCAATTTGGGGATTACTATCCAGAATGAACAGTTTGCATTTGATGATAATAGTACCAGAATAACTGATCCCATAAAAGATCCTTGCCAGCAAGGTAAGACAGGACTTGAGACAAGTTTAAGGGAAGATAATGAACAACACAGAGAAACCTATGTTTGCGAAGAGAATATAAATGAGATTGATCAGAACCTGGGGCTGTCAGATATGCTGAATGAATCAAATACCATGGCAGCAGCCACAACGCATCCTGAATTTAAAAATTCTGGAAATCTTAAAACACAGAAGAGAAAACTAGAAACGCTGAAGAATGTATCCAAGTCAAGATTcaagaaaaagagaagacatTCCAAAGAGCACTTTTCTAATGAAAGAACAGATATTTCACTTGGTTCCAGTGATGCTTATGACTTTACATGTGAGGAGAGTGTCCATGTTACACCTTTCCGGcagaacaaagaaaatgaaagcaaaacgGATGGTAAAAATGacttaaaagaaacagaaacatgtAGTAGTGAATCATTCGTTTCAGAAGAGGACTCTGATGATAGTCTGTACATTCCTTACAATGAAAAAGGAAAatccagaaaatcctatgaatgtGTTGTGAGCCCAGTACACACAAGACCACGACTGAACAAGATTATGAATGAGCAACATGATAGAAATGCTAACAAGGAAAACAGCAATGCTAAGCAAGATGAGAAATTTTCAGACAAGATAGCTGTGTTAG ATGAACCACCTTCAGCTTATCAAGAACGTCTCCATCTTGGCAATATTACCAACCTTGCATCTTCGTCATCTAGCCAAACCAGAGCTTCTCACCCCCTCCTCAGTGCTGAAGGAACATATACTTCCAGCAATAAACGTAGATGTACACTTTCTGTGAATTATAAGGAACCAACCATCAGCGG GAAACTGAGAAGAGGGGACCCCTTTACAGATACCTGTTTTCTGAAttctccaatttttaaaaacagaaagagcAGAAAGACTATTGCAAAGAAATCACTATCAAGATACAATGAGGCTTTTGTTGGCTGTCTTTAA
- the SGO1 gene encoding shugoshin 1 isoform X1 produces the protein MAASPPKNYQCSMTRERCLKKSFKDSLEDIKERMKEKRNNKLAKLGKTKQFLTAKGKITGISSAQLMNSLQENNRALALALQEEKTKRREAEDTTLYFQKEYQHLKFQVFVLQRKLELQEKECNQPRLVALKKIIPKVIEDLLSAANLLGPANEQSTTDFNQSLYPSEHEEYDSSSLRNQDSMTLLRHVLPADVSEEDETFRTKVQDNFNKNDSDVKNTSATITSQTDTGQQSSSPKDHLDIESSYFSLNEEDRQVGKSLPKHVSTRRRNLGITIQNEQFAFDDNSTRITDPIKDPCQQGKTGLETSLREDNEQHRETYVCEENINEIDQNLGLSDMLNESNTMAAATTHPEFKNSGNLKTQKRKLETLKNVSKSRFKKKRRHSKEHFSNERTDISLGSSDAYDFTCEESVHVTPFRQNKENESKTDGKNDLKETETCSSESFVSEEDSDDSLYIPYNEKGKSRKSYECVVSPVHTRPRLNKIMNEQHDRNANKENSNAKQDEKFSDKIAVLDEPPSAYQERLHLGNITNLASSSSSQTRASHPLLSAEGTYTSSNKRRCTLSVNYKEPTISGKLRRGDPFTDTCFLNSPIFKNRKSRKTIAKKSLSRYNEAFVGCL, from the exons ATGGctgcctctccccccaaaaattaCCA GTGCAGTATGACTAGAGAAAGGTGCTTGAAGAAGTCATTTAAAGACAGCTTGGAAGATATAAAGGAACgaatgaaagaaaagagaaataacaaATTGGCAAAGCTGGGCAAAACAAAGCAGTTCTTAACTGCCAAGGGTAAAATTACAG GCATCTCTTCTGCACAACTGATGAATAGCTTACAAGAAAATAATCGTGCACTAGCCCTGGCTTTACAAGAGGAGAAGACTAAAAGGAGGGAAGCAGAAGATACTACTTTGTATTTTCAAAAAGAATATCAGCACCTGAAATTTCAGGTGTTTGTCTTACAAAGAAAGCTAGAGTTGCAGGAAAAAGAATGCAACCAG CCTAGATTAGTGGCATTGAAGAAGATTATTCCTAAAGTGATTGAAGACCTACTCAGTGCAGCAAATCTTCTTGGTCCTGCAAATGAACAATCTACAACAGATTTT AACCAGTCTTTGTATCCTTCAGAACATGAAGAATATGATTCCAGTAGTTTAAGAAACCAAGATTCTAT GACACTTCTAAGACATGTACTTCCTGCAGACGTAAGTGAAGAAGATGAAACGTTTAGAACCAAAGTGCAGGATAACTTTAATAAGAATGATTCGGATGTTAAAAATACATCTGCAACCATAACATCACAGACAGATACAG GTCAACAAAGTAGTTCTCCTAAAGATCATTTGGACATTGAAAGcagctatttttctttaaatgaagAAGATAGGCAAGTTGGTAAATCCTTACCAAAACATGTATCGACCCGGCGTCGCAATTTGGGGATTACTATCCAGAATGAACAGTTTGCATTTGATGATAATAGTACCAGAATAACTGATCCCATAAAAGATCCTTGCCAGCAAGGTAAGACAGGACTTGAGACAAGTTTAAGGGAAGATAATGAACAACACAGAGAAACCTATGTTTGCGAAGAGAATATAAATGAGATTGATCAGAACCTGGGGCTGTCAGATATGCTGAATGAATCAAATACCATGGCAGCAGCCACAACGCATCCTGAATTTAAAAATTCTGGAAATCTTAAAACACAGAAGAGAAAACTAGAAACGCTGAAGAATGTATCCAAGTCAAGATTcaagaaaaagagaagacatTCCAAAGAGCACTTTTCTAATGAAAGAACAGATATTTCACTTGGTTCCAGTGATGCTTATGACTTTACATGTGAGGAGAGTGTCCATGTTACACCTTTCCGGcagaacaaagaaaatgaaagcaaaacgGATGGTAAAAATGacttaaaagaaacagaaacatgtAGTAGTGAATCATTCGTTTCAGAAGAGGACTCTGATGATAGTCTGTACATTCCTTACAATGAAAAAGGAAAatccagaaaatcctatgaatgtGTTGTGAGCCCAGTACACACAAGACCACGACTGAACAAGATTATGAATGAGCAACATGATAGAAATGCTAACAAGGAAAACAGCAATGCTAAGCAAGATGAGAAATTTTCAGACAAGATAGCTGTGTTAG ATGAACCACCTTCAGCTTATCAAGAACGTCTCCATCTTGGCAATATTACCAACCTTGCATCTTCGTCATCTAGCCAAACCAGAGCTTCTCACCCCCTCCTCAGTGCTGAAGGAACATATACTTCCAGCAATAAACGTAGATGTACACTTTCTGTGAATTATAAGGAACCAACCATCAGCGG GAAACTGAGAAGAGGGGACCCCTTTACAGATACCTGTTTTCTGAAttctccaatttttaaaaacagaaagagcAGAAAGACTATTGCAAAGAAATCACTATCAAGATACAATGAGGCTTTTGTTGGCTGTCTTTAA